Proteins from a genomic interval of Actinoalloteichus hymeniacidonis:
- a CDS encoding DUF4132 domain-containing protein: protein MLVASDGAALPAVVPPAAPSDPKARFRRECRETVRRWMVRSLPIPVTTLVRLFEDETWRDALSALVVVPVDERGALITRSAGLLRDIDADGAVLVVDAAGTVQTLTPERLAIAHPVLLSDLESFQELAVVLEIEQPVSQLFRQTEARPIVMSATATSLTDYADGHFVELGDALERCHTEGLTVRDGYVVCPIFERGRLIEAKYWIGAGSPDLPACTGELFWELPEGTRLRCSEVGPVAWSEGARMAAVVFAGRFGAEAGSVA, encoded by the coding sequence GTGTTGGTCGCCTCCGACGGTGCGGCACTGCCCGCCGTCGTACCGCCCGCCGCGCCGAGTGACCCGAAGGCCCGGTTCCGGCGGGAATGCCGGGAGACCGTGCGGCGGTGGATGGTGCGTTCCCTGCCGATTCCGGTGACGACGCTGGTCCGACTGTTCGAGGACGAGACCTGGCGGGACGCGTTGTCCGCGCTCGTCGTGGTCCCCGTGGACGAACGAGGTGCGCTGATCACCCGGTCTGCCGGATTGCTGCGCGACATCGATGCCGACGGCGCGGTCCTCGTGGTGGACGCCGCCGGGACCGTGCAGACCCTCACCCCCGAACGGTTGGCGATCGCGCACCCCGTGTTGCTGTCCGATCTGGAGAGTTTCCAGGAGTTGGCCGTGGTCCTGGAGATCGAGCAACCCGTCTCGCAGCTGTTCCGGCAGACCGAGGCCCGACCGATCGTGATGTCGGCGACGGCGACCTCGCTGACCGACTACGCCGATGGGCACTTCGTCGAGTTGGGCGATGCCCTGGAGCGCTGCCACACCGAGGGACTGACGGTCCGCGATGGATACGTCGTGTGTCCGATCTTCGAGCGCGGCAGGCTGATCGAGGCCAAGTACTGGATCGGCGCGGGCTCGCCCGACCTGCCCGCCTGCACCGGCGAACTGTTCTGGGAGTTGCCCGAGGGCACCCGACTGCGGTGCAGCGAGGTCGGCCCGGTCGCCTGGTCGGAGGGAGCGCGCATGGCCGCCGTCGTGTTCGCGGGCCGCTTCGGAGCCGAAGCGGGTTCGGTGGCCTGA
- a CDS encoding class I SAM-dependent methyltransferase, whose protein sequence is MTRSFDELISEAATADVTGWGFAWLTGRATEQRAPWGYTRLVAERAVGATALLDVETGGGEVLAGIPGLPARTVATEYWPPNLAVARRTLHPLGVEVVDGDPQQLPFEDETFDLVISRHPVALPWGEAARVLRPGGTLLSQGIGSDSMLELAEAVAGPRPPSTTSRAEGNAEAARAAGLTVTDLRTAALRAEFFDIGAVVYFLRKVVWTVPDFSIETHRAPLAELHQRIRTEGSFVAHAQRFLIEAHKPV, encoded by the coding sequence CACCGGCCGGGCCACCGAGCAACGCGCACCCTGGGGATACACCCGGTTGGTCGCCGAGCGCGCCGTCGGGGCCACCGCACTCCTGGATGTGGAGACCGGCGGCGGTGAGGTACTCGCGGGCATTCCCGGGCTGCCTGCACGTACCGTCGCCACCGAGTACTGGCCACCCAATCTCGCCGTCGCCCGTCGCACACTCCACCCGTTGGGCGTCGAGGTCGTCGACGGCGATCCGCAGCAGCTGCCCTTCGAGGATGAGACCTTCGACCTGGTGATCAGCCGCCATCCCGTGGCACTGCCCTGGGGGGAGGCAGCGCGAGTGCTACGGCCGGGCGGCACCCTGCTTTCGCAGGGCATCGGCTCGGACAGCATGCTCGAACTGGCCGAGGCCGTCGCCGGGCCCCGCCCACCGAGCACCACGTCGCGTGCGGAGGGCAACGCGGAGGCGGCGCGAGCAGCCGGGCTCACTGTCACCGACCTGCGAACGGCGGCCCTTCGCGCCGAGTTCTTCGACATCGGCGCGGTGGTCTACTTCCTGCGCAAGGTGGTCTGGACGGTGCCGGATTTCTCCATCGAGACCCACCGGGCCCCGCTCGCCGAACTCCACCAGCGCATCCGCACCGAAGGTTCCTTCGTCGCCCATGCACAGCGGTTCCTGATCGAGGCGCACAAGCCCGTGTGA
- a CDS encoding helix-turn-helix transcriptional regulator has product MGENEMGAFLRARREAVTPAAVGLPDGTRRRTPGLRRGELATIAGISVEYLTRLEQGRDRRPSTEILAALADALHLTSDERIHLYRLTKTVTGNVCHGGAPPSRPRTTVLALLARMDPSPAVIMNPPGDLLAHNTAYRRLTEPTGLLDDETPNLARFVFTDPRAPEVFPEWDRIADERAADLWAAASLGDVPSARLAEELSIAAGTSFSDRFRSPAALPARTGTHQWAHPTAGTLTLPYETLEIPDSDEQRLLVYLPADENTAALDQLTQP; this is encoded by the coding sequence GTGGGCGAAAACGAGATGGGTGCCTTCCTCCGGGCACGACGAGAAGCAGTCACCCCGGCCGCCGTGGGCCTACCCGACGGAACACGACGCCGCACCCCCGGCCTCCGACGCGGCGAACTCGCCACGATCGCAGGAATCAGCGTCGAATACCTCACCCGACTCGAACAGGGCCGCGACCGTCGCCCCTCCACCGAGATCCTGGCCGCCCTCGCCGACGCCCTGCACCTCACCTCCGACGAACGCATCCACCTGTACCGCCTCACCAAGACCGTCACCGGCAACGTCTGCCACGGCGGCGCCCCACCCAGCCGACCCCGAACCACCGTCCTGGCCCTACTGGCCCGGATGGACCCGAGTCCGGCCGTGATCATGAACCCGCCCGGTGACCTACTCGCCCACAACACCGCATACCGGCGCCTCACCGAACCGACCGGACTCCTGGACGACGAGACACCCAACCTCGCCCGCTTCGTCTTCACCGACCCCCGCGCACCCGAGGTGTTCCCCGAATGGGACCGCATCGCCGACGAACGCGCCGCAGACCTCTGGGCCGCCGCCTCACTCGGCGACGTGCCCTCGGCACGCCTGGCCGAGGAACTCTCCATCGCCGCGGGGACGAGCTTCAGCGACCGCTTCCGATCACCGGCCGCGCTCCCCGCCCGCACCGGAACACACCAGTGGGCCCACCCCACCGCAGGCACCCTGACCCTGCCCTACGAAACCCTGGAGATCCCCGACTCCGACGAACAACGCCTCCTGGTCTACCTCCCCGCCGACGAGAACACCGCCGCACTGGACCAGCTCACCCAGCCCTAG
- a CDS encoding aldo/keto reductase, with product MRHRLLGRSGLRVSELFFGAMSFYENEGDAIGEYRAMLDAYAEAGGNVIDTASAYGQSEQILGELLAGRRDRFVLSSKYTISRDQTDPNAAGNHRKNLVSSLEQSLRRLRTDYLDLYWVHLWDRHTPIEETMRALDDAVRAGKILYVGISDAPAWLISRANTLAQWRDWTAFAAVQLPYNLLRRDAERELLPMAEALGLSVAAWGPLAGGVLSGKFSGGRRSVGDAAVATRVDAESLTEVDHTVAREVLAVAEELGVGAAQVALAWTRSRFAGVHPIVGARNVEQLTENLGAAGLVLSAEAVRRLSAAARFEVGFPGEFLAQCEANPWVFGQTTPTARAAEDTRG from the coding sequence GTGCGTCATCGTTTGTTGGGCCGCAGTGGGCTGCGGGTGTCCGAGTTGTTCTTCGGTGCGATGTCCTTCTACGAGAACGAGGGGGATGCGATCGGCGAGTATCGGGCGATGCTGGACGCCTATGCGGAGGCTGGCGGCAATGTGATCGACACCGCCTCCGCCTATGGCCAGAGCGAGCAGATACTGGGGGAGTTGTTGGCGGGTCGTCGAGATCGTTTCGTGTTGTCGAGCAAATACACGATCTCGCGTGATCAGACCGATCCGAATGCCGCGGGCAATCACCGCAAGAACCTGGTGTCGTCCTTGGAACAGAGCCTTCGGCGACTGCGTACCGACTATCTCGATCTGTACTGGGTGCATCTGTGGGATCGGCATACGCCGATCGAGGAGACGATGCGCGCTTTGGATGATGCCGTGCGGGCGGGCAAGATCCTCTACGTCGGGATCTCGGACGCGCCCGCGTGGTTGATCAGTCGGGCGAACACCCTTGCGCAGTGGCGGGATTGGACGGCGTTCGCGGCGGTGCAGCTGCCGTACAACCTGCTGCGGCGGGATGCCGAGCGAGAGCTGTTGCCGATGGCCGAGGCCCTTGGTCTGAGCGTGGCCGCGTGGGGGCCGTTGGCGGGTGGGGTGCTGTCCGGGAAGTTCAGTGGTGGCCGTCGTTCTGTCGGCGACGCCGCTGTCGCGACTCGGGTCGATGCCGAGTCGTTGACCGAGGTCGATCACACCGTGGCCCGGGAGGTGCTGGCGGTGGCCGAGGAGTTGGGCGTCGGTGCGGCGCAGGTCGCGCTCGCGTGGACGCGGTCGCGGTTCGCCGGGGTGCATCCGATCGTGGGTGCTCGTAACGTCGAGCAGCTCACCGAGAATCTCGGGGCGGCGGGACTGGTTCTGTCTGCCGAGGCGGTGCGTCGGCTGTCGGCGGCCGCGAGGTTCGAGGTGGGTTTCCCCGGCGAGTTCCTCGCCCAGTGCGAGGCCAATCCCTGGGTGTTCGGTCAGACCACTCCGACGGCGCGGGCAGCGGAGGACACCAGGGGTTGA
- a CDS encoding PPOX class F420-dependent oxidoreductase, with the protein MSVFTSNEIAYLRSQPLGRFATVGGDGRPSVRPVGVLFDAEDDVLVIGGVAGSGMAGSKKFRDVVGNPDVSFLVDDLASVDPWAPRGIEVRGRAEPRWGDGPAKGLALAAPFPFDEAWMVIRPRRVLSWGLDGDSFDLAARTVTPAGRG; encoded by the coding sequence ATGAGCGTATTCACCAGCAACGAGATCGCGTATCTCAGAAGTCAGCCGTTGGGGCGGTTCGCCACGGTTGGTGGGGATGGGCGTCCCTCGGTGCGACCGGTCGGGGTGCTGTTCGACGCCGAGGACGACGTTCTGGTGATCGGTGGGGTGGCGGGCAGCGGGATGGCGGGCAGTAAGAAGTTCCGTGATGTGGTGGGCAATCCCGATGTGTCGTTCCTCGTCGATGATCTCGCGTCGGTGGATCCGTGGGCGCCGAGGGGAATCGAGGTTCGTGGGCGGGCGGAGCCGAGGTGGGGGGACGGGCCTGCGAAGGGGTTGGCGTTGGCGGCGCCGTTCCCGTTCGACGAGGCGTGGATGGTGATCCGTCCGAGGCGGGTGTTGTCCTGGGGACTGGACGGCGACTCCTTCGATCTCGCGGCCCGCACGGTGACTCCGGCGGGTCGGGGCTGA